The Bacillus sp. FJAT-27916 genomic interval CATTGCAAAAAAAGAAACCTTTGCTTATCACGAGCAAAGGTTTCTTTCTATTCAAACCTATTCGAATTTCAATGGGTCACCATCAAAGGATTCGTCTGCCACTTTGATTGAGTCAGTAGGGCAGCCTTCGAAAGCATCCATCATGTCATCTTCTAGAACGTCAGGAATTTCGACGATTCCTTGGTTATCATCTAAAGTAACAAATGCAATGCCTTCATCGTCGTAATCATAAAT includes:
- a CDS encoding ferredoxin codes for the protein MAKFTIVDKETCIACGACGAAAPDIYDYDDEGIAFVTLDDNQGIVEIPDVLEDDMMDAFEGCPTDSIKVADESFDGDPLKFE